The Euphorbia lathyris chromosome 3, ddEupLath1.1, whole genome shotgun sequence genome contains a region encoding:
- the LOC136224679 gene encoding uncharacterized protein: MGLTRNSTSAKSGDCLEGMLNDYVGGRTKLKGNKSSAPSKLVTALTCLQFAFAVYATFLLYYMSPALDLRTKPDFTWATRVAQQWKQMIVPNHVLGRYQLSANSVLSEQLIPINPSQVCEHEKIDFAQKKSTDTQMIKLKRELYDQVLHFQNMSFGAETLSELLAMKSKWDLRGPNSPKITVILNHFKRKTLCAQIDSLLHQTLPFHHVWVLAFGSPNEVSLKRIVDSYNDSRISFVGSSYDFKYYGRFQLALQTEADLVYIVDDDMIPGTKMLQILSHVAGIDKYQNSVLGSIGRILPFRQKDFTFPSYRKFRSKEAGLYLPDPAYDITVDKIVQVDFLSSSWFLSAHLVKALFIEAPMTFMTGEDLHLSYQLQKYRNAGSFVLPVDPNDKETWGDSEHRLAYVSETTVIFKDIVQVRDDQWWRALSTGYVTQWAAMNPQKIDALFYAHSVDEVRALAPLLDKFRKTVGKKAYIVVSGGNFCSCEDAAAALNWPKMVCKERRFKIFDLAIGALSGISTSEVPVVQAVYSSMKGLIKIHNPSVVITVSDIDTNVKKALKMATETRSPNVTTMILLPRLSIPKVLWMADLRSTALPNWNKMRISVNIITQNRAQSLTRLLNSLTNAYYLGDEIPISFNMDSKVDADTIRLVNSLNWTHGPKTLRRRIIQGGLIRAVSESWYPANDDDFGLLLEDDIEVSPYYYLWIKYALLAYHYDPQISLPELSSISLYTPRIVEVVKERPKWTPTEFFSRIHPHTPYLHQLPCSWGAVFFPKLWREFYVYMNMRFTEDAKSNPVQIPKSRTNGWQASWKKFLIDMMYLRGYVSLYPNFPNQSSFSTNHMEPGAHISAKDNVVKHDKRDFEVPLLKEHFTNFLQNGKLPPASKLPSINLFNQAVSLKGLKAAGAKLGQDVLRCDNRTEIVAVDHETGLPSHCVKF, translated from the exons ATGGGGTTAACAAGGAATTCTACATCTGCTAAAAGTGGAGATTGTTTGGAAGGAATGTTGAATGATTATGTAGGAGGAAGGACCAAATTGAAAGGAAATAAAAGTTCAGCTCCATCTAAGCTTGTTACTGCTTTAACATGTCTTCAATTTGCATTTGCTGTTTATGCAACATTCTTGCTGTATTACATGTCTCCTGCTCTTGATTTAAGGACCAAACCTGACTTTACATGGGCTACAAGAGTTGCTCAACAATGGAAACAAATGATTGTTCCTAATCATGTTCTTGGCAGATACCAACTCTCTGCTAATTCTGTTCTATCTGAACAACTCATTCCCATTAATCCGTCTCAAGTCTGTGAGCACGAAAAGATCGATTTCGCGCAGAAGAAATCGACTGATACGCAGATGATCAAGCTCAAAAGAGAGCTATATGATCAAGTATTACATTTTCAAAACATGTCTTTTGGTGCAGAAACACTTTCTGAGCTCTTAGCAATGAAATCTAAGTGGGATTTACGCGGTCCAAATAGTCCGAAAATCACAGTAATCTTGAACCATTTCAAGAGAAAAACATTGTGTGCACAGATTGATTCATTGCTCCATCAGACACTTCCTTTCCATCATGTTTGGGTGCTAGCATTTGGTAGTCCTAATGAGGTTTCACTTAAAAGAATTGTGGATAGTTACAACGATTCGCGGATAAGTTTCGTTGGTTCGAGCTATGATTTTAAGTACTATGGAAGGTTTCAATTGGCATTACAAACAGAAGCTGATCTTGTATACATTGTTGATGATGACATGATTCCCGGTACGAAAATGCTGCAGATTTTATCACATGTAGCAGGCATAGACAAGTATCAGAATTCTGTTTTGGGCAGCATTGGAAGAATTTTACCTTTCAGGCAGAAAGATTTTACCTTTCCGAGTTACCGTAAATTTCGGTCCAAGGAGGCTGGTTTATACTTGCCTGATCCTGCTTATGATATTACAGTTGATAAAATTGTGCAGGTTGATTTTCTTTCTAGTTCTTGGTTTTTATCTGCACATCTTGTTAAGGCGCTTTTCATCGAAGCACCGATGACTTTCATGACCGGAGAAGATCTTCATCTTAG CTATCAGCTTCAAAAGTACAGAAATGCAGGGTCATTCGTGCTTCCGGTTGATCCGAATGATAAGGAAACATGGGGAGATAGTGAACATAGACTTGCATATGTTTCCGAAACAACGGTGATATTCAAGGACATTGTTCAAGTCCGAGATGATCAATGGTGGAGGGCACTTTCTACAGGTTATGTGACACAATGGGCAGCAATGAACCCGCAGAAAATCGATGCGCTTTTCTACGCTCATTCGGTCGATGAAGTTCGAGCACTTGCTCCTCTTCTTGACAAGTTCAGGAAAACTGTAGGCAAAAAGGCCTACATTGTTGTTTCTGGTGGCAATTTCTGCTCTTGTGAAGATGCTGCTGCTGCTCTAAATTGGCCTAAAATGGTCTGCAAGGAGAGAAGATTTAAGATATTCGATCTTGCAATCGGGGCTTTATCAGGCATTTCAACATCTGAAGTTCCTGTTGTTCAAGCAGTTTACTCTAGCATGAAAGGActaatcaaaattcataatccTAGTGTGGTAATCACAGTTTCTGATATTGATACTAATGTGAAGAAAGCTCTGAAAATGGCGACCGAGACGCGTAGTCCTAATGTTACAACAATGATTCTACTGCCTAGACTTTCTATACCAAAAGTTCTTTGGATGGCTGATCTAAGATCAACTGCTTTGCCAA ATTGGAATAAAATGAGGATTTCAGTGAACATAATCACTCAAAACCGCGCTCAATCATTAACTCGGCTGCTGAATTCACTCACAAATGCATACTATTTAGGGGATGAAATTCCTATCAGCTTCAATATGGATAGCAAAGTGGATGCAGACACTATAAGGCTTGTGAATTCATTGAATTGGACTCATGGTCCTAAAACATTGAGAAGAAGAATCATCCAAGGCGGACTAATTCGCGCAGTAAGCGAAAGTTGGTACCCCGCGAATGATGATGATTTCGGACTTCTGTTAGAAGATGACATTGAAGTATCTCCATATTACTACCTATGGATCAAGTATGCTCTTTTAGCATACCATTATGATCCCCAAATTTCACTTCCTGAGCTCTCTTCTATATCCTTATACACACCAAGAATTGTAGAAGTTGTGAAAGAAAGGCCTAAATGGACACCAACAGAGTTCTTCAGCAGAATCCATCCACACACACCTTATCTACATCAGTTACCCTGCAGCTGGGGTGCGGTTTTCTTCCCGAAACTATGGAGAGAATTCTATGTATACATGAACATGAGATTCACAGAAGACGCGAAATCGAACCCAGTTCAGATTCCTAAGTCTAGAACTAATGGATGGCAAGCTTCCTGGAAAAAGTTCCTGATAGACATGATGTATCTGAGAGGATATGTGAGTCTCTATCCGAATTTCCCCAATCAGTCAAGCTTTTCTACTAATCATATGGAACCAGGAGCTCACATTAGTGCAAAAGACAATGTTGTTAAGCATGATAAGAGAGATTTTGAAGTTCCATTGTTGAAGGAACATTTTACAAACTTCTTGCAAAATGGAAAGTTGCCTCCTGCTTCAAAATTGCCATCAATTAACCTGTTCAATCAGGCTGTTTCATTGAAGGGTCTTAAGGCAGCTGGTGCTAAGTTGGGACAAGATGTACTTAGATGTGACAATCGTACAGAAATTGTTGCTGTTGATCATGAAACTGGTCTGCCTTCCCACTGTGTCAAATTCTGA